Proteins encoded together in one Anaerococcus murdochii window:
- a CDS encoding ABC transporter ATP-binding protein, translating into MKEFKFLIKKMAHLEPIMFLLIALYGLFVGIKPFLWIISPAYILENYQGNPEVFPMFFIGLFFISSLISFFDAFVMGNYRMRMNHVRYKLMNMITEYSLYLPYALKKEKKESEKISDAMKAVESPWLGAGGIMMDLPNVFSMMISIGGFLWIFTTMDLWVLITTLILTGLSWALLNQVPKSYNRYWDEVSPNWDKFAKLNNEMKSPLSKQDILIFDTIRIFKSYYGKTNKDRIIRLGDVNTKTLRIFTLANIFNLIRDGLIIYWLMTGLIGGGISIASFYVYFTAIFAFIAFNHQTMWVFSDIRRNFTMFKPFFKITDVYKDQKQEIYPEQVEIVLDYVSFKYPGTDDYVLRNINLKIKDSETIALVGENGAGKSTLALLLAGLYEPTEGKLLINGEDIKNSQIDYKKLISAVFQDSNLLPFSFKENILMSTENRDIDDIYKMTHLDEIINKYDKKDDQTLLRILDNDGVDLSGGQKQRLFLARAIAKSKAKLLILDEPTAQLDALNERELYMLYDNLTKDKSSIFISHRLASTKFCDRIIYLKDGKILANGTHDELMNTCEDYKDLYNLQADNYKEVL; encoded by the coding sequence ATGAAAGAATTTAAATTTTTGATTAAAAAGATGGCTCATTTGGAGCCAATTATGTTTTTACTAATCGCACTTTACGGTCTATTTGTAGGGATCAAACCCTTCTTATGGATTATTTCGCCTGCCTATATACTAGAAAACTACCAAGGAAATCCTGAAGTTTTTCCCATGTTTTTCATAGGCTTATTTTTTATTTCTTCATTAATTAGCTTTTTTGATGCCTTTGTTATGGGCAATTACAGGATGAGGATGAACCACGTCCGCTATAAGCTAATGAATATGATCACAGAGTATTCGCTCTACCTACCCTACGCTCTTAAAAAAGAAAAGAAAGAATCCGAAAAAATAAGTGATGCCATGAAGGCTGTAGAATCGCCTTGGCTCGGAGCTGGTGGCATTATGATGGATCTACCAAATGTCTTTTCCATGATGATTTCTATCGGTGGATTTTTGTGGATTTTTACTACAATGGATCTTTGGGTCTTAATCACAACACTAATCCTAACTGGCCTTTCTTGGGCACTTTTAAACCAAGTCCCAAAATCTTATAACAGATACTGGGACGAAGTGAGTCCAAATTGGGATAAGTTTGCAAAGCTTAATAACGAAATGAAATCTCCCCTATCTAAGCAAGATATTTTGATTTTCGATACCATAAGGATATTTAAATCTTATTATGGCAAAACAAATAAAGATAGGATAATTCGCCTCGGAGATGTTAACACAAAGACTCTAAGAATTTTTACCTTGGCAAATATTTTTAACCTAATCAGAGACGGTCTTATTATTTATTGGCTAATGACAGGCCTTATTGGAGGTGGAATTTCTATAGCATCTTTCTATGTCTATTTTACAGCGATTTTCGCATTTATTGCCTTTAACCACCAGACCATGTGGGTTTTTTCTGATATCAGGAGAAACTTCACTATGTTTAAGCCATTTTTTAAGATTACAGATGTCTATAAGGACCAAAAACAAGAAATTTATCCAGAACAAGTAGAAATTGTACTTGACTATGTTTCTTTTAAATATCCAGGTACAGATGACTATGTTCTTAGAAATATAAATTTAAAGATAAAAGACTCAGAAACAATCGCCCTTGTAGGTGAAAATGGTGCTGGTAAGTCTACCCTTGCCCTCCTTCTTGCTGGACTGTACGAACCGACAGAAGGCAAACTTTTGATAAATGGTGAAGATATAAAGAATTCGCAAATAGATTATAAAAAGCTAATCTCAGCTGTCTTTCAAGATTCAAATCTCTTGCCATTTTCCTTTAAGGAAAATATTCTAATGTCAACTGAGAATAGAGATATAGACGATATTTACAAGATGACCCACCTAGATGAAATCATAAATAAATATGATAAAAAAGATGACCAGACTCTTCTAAGGATTCTGGATAATGACGGGGTTGATTTATCTGGTGGTCAAAAGCAAAGACTATTTTTAGCCAGAGCTATTGCAAAATCTAAGGCTAAGCTTCTTATTCTAGATGAGCCGACAGCCCAACTTGATGCCCTTAACGAAAGAGAGCTTTATATGCTCTACGATAATCTCACCAAAGATAAGTCTTCGATTTTTATCTCCCACAGACTGGCATCGACTAAGTTTTGTGACAGGATAATTTATCTTAAAGACGGTAAGATTCTCGCAAATGGGACTCATGATGAGCTGATGAATACTTGTGAGGATTATAAAGACCTCTATAATCTCCAAGCAGACAATTACAAGGAGGTCCTATGA